In the genome of Gemmatimonadaceae bacterium, one region contains:
- a CDS encoding acyl-CoA dehydratase activase codes for MTYYAGVDSGSWTTKAVVIDGNCEVLGTAVTRSGADLTAAAERAYETALANSGRARGDVKAVWSTGFGRNTIPFADGSRTELDCHGRGVAHFIPGPLVVVDIGGQDAKVIRLDAAGRRLSHRMNRKCAAGTGSFLDEIALRLGIRVDELNALGRGSTENLELSSFCTVFAGTELLTLIRGGKQPADLAMAAYRSLLKRIVSMDVLEGKIVPTGGVVAYHPIMVELIAEACRGEVVVPPHPQEMGAFGAALAAFAACETHDTVDTPDMAELGQP; via the coding sequence ATGACGTACTACGCCGGCGTCGACAGCGGATCCTGGACGACGAAGGCGGTCGTCATCGACGGGAATTGCGAGGTGCTGGGCACCGCGGTCACGCGGTCCGGCGCGGACTTGACCGCGGCGGCCGAGCGCGCTTACGAGACGGCGCTGGCCAACAGCGGCCGCGCGCGCGGCGACGTCAAGGCGGTATGGTCCACCGGCTTCGGCAGAAACACGATTCCGTTCGCGGACGGATCGCGCACGGAGCTCGATTGTCACGGGCGCGGCGTGGCGCATTTCATACCGGGGCCGCTCGTCGTCGTCGACATCGGCGGGCAGGACGCGAAGGTCATCCGGCTCGATGCCGCCGGCCGCCGTCTGTCGCACCGCATGAACCGGAAATGCGCGGCCGGCACGGGGAGCTTCCTCGACGAGATCGCGCTGCGGCTGGGGATCCGAGTCGACGAGTTGAACGCGCTCGGCCGCGGATCGACCGAGAACCTCGAGCTATCGAGCTTCTGCACGGTGTTCGCCGGAACCGAGCTGCTGACTCTCATCCGCGGCGGGAAGCAGCCCGCGGATCTGGCCATGGCGGCGTACCGGTCGCTCCTCAAGCGCATCGTGTCGATGGACGTGCTCGAAGGGAAAATCGTGCCGACGGGGGGAGTGGTCGCATACCACCCGATCATGGTGGAGCTGATCGCTGAGGCATGCCGGGGCGAGGTGGTCGTGCCGCCCCACCCCCAGGAGATGGGCGCGTTCGGTGCCGCGCTCGCGGCCTTCGCCGCGTGTGAGACGCACGACACGGTGGACACGCCCGACATGGCGGAGCTGGGTCAGCCATGA
- a CDS encoding 2-hydroxyacyl-CoA dehydratase family protein: MTELASTTALRATMDAYYRSLADAALRGTAPVAWCTSVGPAELLRALGFAVHFPENHAAIMGAARTANRYLPLAHAQGYSQDICSYLTSDIGAYLAGESPLRAYGLERAPTPDVLVFNTNQCRDVRDWFEWYGRELGVPVVGLHSPRAIDEVMESDIDAVTRQLEALVAPLEQIAGTRLDDSRLASATRASRDGADLWGACLETAAARPAPLTFFDGTIHMGPAVVLRGTEDAPAYYRTLLAELRQRVESRVGAVPGETLRLYWDGMPVWGRLRALSTMFAEFDTAVVASTYCNSWAFAGLDPADPWRSVSRALLELFIARSEAPKERYIARMAEFYDVDGVIFHDCRTCSNNSNTRYGMPGRITGRLGIPTLVLDGDVNDLRCFSDEQARTNIEGFVEQLTDARAATAGRGPRR; the protein is encoded by the coding sequence TTGACCGAGCTCGCCAGCACCACCGCGCTGCGCGCCACCATGGACGCGTATTACCGCTCGTTGGCGGATGCCGCCCTCCGCGGGACCGCGCCGGTGGCGTGGTGCACGAGCGTCGGACCGGCCGAATTGCTGCGCGCGCTCGGATTCGCGGTGCACTTTCCCGAGAACCACGCGGCGATCATGGGCGCCGCGCGCACGGCCAACCGGTACCTGCCGCTGGCGCACGCGCAGGGGTACTCGCAGGACATCTGCTCGTACCTCACCAGCGACATCGGCGCGTACCTCGCGGGCGAGTCGCCGCTCAGGGCCTACGGCCTGGAGCGCGCGCCGACGCCGGACGTGCTCGTGTTCAATACGAACCAGTGCCGGGACGTACGCGACTGGTTCGAGTGGTACGGGCGCGAGCTGGGAGTTCCCGTCGTCGGCCTGCACTCGCCGCGCGCGATCGACGAGGTCATGGAAAGTGACATCGACGCAGTGACGAGGCAGCTCGAAGCGCTGGTGGCGCCGCTCGAGCAGATCGCCGGGACGCGGCTCGACGACTCACGACTGGCGAGCGCTACGCGCGCGTCGAGGGACGGAGCGGATCTCTGGGGCGCGTGTCTCGAGACCGCCGCGGCGCGGCCGGCACCGCTGACGTTCTTCGACGGCACCATCCACATGGGACCGGCCGTGGTGCTGCGCGGCACCGAGGACGCTCCCGCGTACTACCGAACGTTGCTGGCCGAGCTGCGGCAGCGCGTCGAGAGCCGCGTGGGAGCCGTGCCGGGAGAGACGCTGCGCCTGTACTGGGACGGCATGCCTGTCTGGGGACGGCTGCGCGCGCTGTCCACGATGTTCGCCGAGTTCGATACGGCGGTCGTGGCCTCGACGTACTGCAACAGCTGGGCGTTCGCGGGCCTCGACCCCGCCGACCCGTGGCGGTCCGTCTCCCGCGCGCTGCTGGAGCTGTTCATCGCGCGCTCCGAAGCACCGAAGGAACGCTACATCGCCCGCATGGCGGAGTTCTACGACGTAGACGGCGTGATCTTCCACGACTGCCGGACCTGCTCGAACAACTCGAACACGCGCTACGGGATGCCGGGGCGCATCACCGGGCGCCTGGGAATTCCGACCCTCGTGCTCGACGGCGACGTGAACGACCTGCGGTGCTTCTCCGACGAGCAGGCGCGCACGAACATCGAGGGGTTCGTCGAGCAGCTGACCGACGCGCGCGCGGCGACCGCGGGAAGAGGTCCGCGGCGATGA
- a CDS encoding acyl-CoA dehydratase activase, giving the protein MSRNSSGIAAGVDVGTECVKAVVITDAGRTLGRSVLPTRGYFQVCAYEALTAALHDSGSRLEDLAGVGATGFGMACVPGATLTLMESAAHARGAFQHLPHAMTLVNIGGGDPHVIVVDATGGQTGSRGMRRCAVGVGSFLTLAARQLDVGAAQLDELADAAAGDAAVVTSYCSVFSASEVLERLREGASREQVALGCVRSVAQRVLELGSFADPVVVSGGVVEYFPGVLRALESLSGLRVTTLPEPICTGAFGAALAAFSERGEQPALRVVDHAGGALH; this is encoded by the coding sequence GTGTCCCGGAATTCGAGCGGAATCGCGGCGGGTGTGGACGTCGGAACCGAGTGCGTGAAGGCCGTGGTGATAACGGATGCCGGGCGCACGCTCGGCCGCTCGGTGCTCCCCACGCGCGGCTACTTCCAGGTCTGCGCATACGAGGCGCTGACCGCCGCTCTGCACGACTCGGGGAGCCGGCTCGAGGACCTGGCAGGCGTCGGCGCGACGGGGTTCGGCATGGCATGCGTTCCCGGCGCGACGCTGACCCTCATGGAATCCGCGGCGCATGCGCGAGGCGCGTTCCAGCACCTGCCACACGCCATGACGCTGGTGAACATCGGAGGCGGCGATCCGCACGTGATCGTCGTGGACGCCACGGGAGGCCAGACCGGATCCCGCGGGATGCGTCGCTGCGCCGTGGGAGTCGGGAGCTTTCTCACGCTCGCTGCGCGTCAACTCGACGTCGGCGCCGCGCAGCTCGACGAGCTTGCCGACGCGGCCGCCGGAGACGCGGCGGTCGTGACCAGCTATTGCTCGGTGTTTTCCGCGTCCGAAGTGCTCGAGCGCCTGCGGGAGGGCGCCAGCCGCGAGCAGGTGGCTTTGGGCTGCGTGCGGTCCGTCGCGCAGCGCGTACTGGAGCTGGGCTCATTCGCGGACCCTGTCGTGGTGTCCGGAGGGGTCGTGGAGTATTTCCCCGGCGTGCTCCGCGCGCTGGAATCTCTCTCGGGGTTGCGGGTGACCACGCTGCCGGAGCCGATCTGCACTGGCGCATTCGGAGCCGCGCTCGCAGCCTTCAGTGAGCGGGGGGAACAGCCCGCGCTCCGCGTGGTCGATCACGCGGGAGGAGCGCTGCATTGA
- a CDS encoding 2-dehydropantoate 2-reductase, whose protein sequence is MRVLVVGAGALGGLVGAMLTRAGEDVTLLEVNAARAHQLNTDGLQIARSGGGESITVPLRVVTSLEGLDPFDLVFIAVKTYQTEDAVRAALPAARADTRFLSMQNGVGNAELVAGLVGPDRVLCGITYHSVQHVGPGRLQFRAGIKPIQIAPFDGVVTPAIDAIGEMFRAAGLDTAVVANIDHAVWQKLLHNASINPVSAITGLTCREILGDEDLLAFIRDLCAEIVAVMRARGVPIVDEEDPFRPLLGSLAALGNNRPTMWQDLARGVRTEIDSLNGAVVAEAGRLGLHAPHNAALVRFVHSRERQKFLNRQSVSRALGLDAGSGSKRATAGSGRTVPSAAGSEPWNRQELPALESTRRLREIIREYHRDLAAASEDPDRFVAATSCLAPVEIVRALGIVPWFPENRAARISARHEAARYMARASAEGFSPFSSSAMRTDIGALLSESGPLVMTDGITGTPRCDIAVYSTSTGQELPRWFEFYGAHFGVPVAGLCPLPAMDRMGSSEAYGATEQVLRLVEQVEHATGLTLFMDRLSETVAHTVEAAQLWTDVLELASTVPAPLTFGDMLTHLTPMVVLRGTPEAAAYYRLLKSEVEDRVASGIAAVPGERHRFYWDGPPVWSALRPVTRMFADHGVSIVAATPCETFTLPGLDALDPIESVARTYAGVFGNRSQRYQRDYLASRFERFRVDAAVFHDSRTTPEGSPVRYGLAVRTERQTGVPALVIESDSHDERLFSADRMEQQLAEFLERHELRAAHHAGREPILARGS, encoded by the coding sequence ATGAGAGTCCTCGTCGTCGGCGCGGGCGCGCTGGGCGGGCTCGTGGGAGCAATGCTCACGCGCGCCGGAGAGGACGTGACACTCCTCGAGGTGAATGCCGCGCGCGCGCATCAGCTCAACACGGACGGGTTGCAGATCGCGCGGTCCGGAGGCGGCGAGTCCATCACGGTTCCGCTGCGCGTCGTTACCTCGCTGGAAGGGCTCGATCCGTTCGACCTGGTCTTCATCGCGGTGAAGACGTATCAGACCGAGGACGCGGTGCGGGCCGCGCTACCGGCCGCGCGCGCGGATACGCGCTTCCTGTCCATGCAGAACGGCGTCGGCAACGCGGAGCTGGTGGCCGGTCTCGTCGGTCCGGATCGGGTGCTGTGCGGCATCACCTATCACAGCGTGCAGCACGTCGGGCCGGGGCGCCTGCAGTTCCGCGCCGGAATCAAGCCGATCCAGATCGCTCCCTTCGACGGCGTCGTGACTCCGGCGATCGATGCGATCGGAGAGATGTTCCGGGCGGCCGGGCTCGATACCGCCGTGGTCGCGAACATCGATCATGCGGTGTGGCAGAAGCTGCTGCACAACGCGTCGATCAATCCGGTATCGGCCATTACCGGACTCACCTGCCGCGAGATCCTCGGAGACGAGGACCTACTGGCGTTCATCCGCGACCTGTGCGCGGAAATCGTCGCTGTCATGCGCGCGCGCGGCGTTCCGATCGTCGATGAGGAGGATCCGTTCCGTCCGCTGCTCGGATCGCTCGCCGCGCTCGGGAACAACCGCCCGACGATGTGGCAGGACCTCGCGCGCGGAGTGCGAACTGAGATTGACTCGCTCAACGGCGCGGTGGTCGCGGAGGCGGGGCGACTCGGGCTCCACGCGCCGCACAACGCGGCGCTCGTGCGGTTCGTGCATTCGCGCGAGCGGCAGAAGTTTCTCAACCGGCAGAGCGTCTCGCGCGCGCTGGGGCTCGACGCCGGATCCGGATCCAAGCGGGCGACCGCCGGTAGCGGTCGCACCGTGCCGTCCGCTGCCGGTTCCGAGCCATGGAACCGGCAGGAGCTGCCGGCTCTCGAGAGCACGCGGCGCCTGCGGGAGATCATCCGGGAATACCACCGCGACCTCGCCGCCGCATCCGAGGACCCCGACCGCTTCGTAGCCGCGACGTCGTGTCTGGCTCCGGTCGAGATCGTTCGCGCGCTCGGCATCGTTCCCTGGTTTCCGGAGAACCGCGCCGCGCGCATCAGTGCCCGGCACGAGGCCGCCCGCTACATGGCGCGGGCGTCCGCCGAAGGCTTCTCCCCGTTCTCCAGCTCGGCGATGCGCACGGACATCGGAGCGCTGCTGTCCGAGAGCGGTCCGCTCGTCATGACCGATGGAATCACGGGCACGCCGCGTTGCGATATCGCCGTGTACTCGACCAGCACCGGTCAGGAGCTGCCGCGCTGGTTCGAGTTTTATGGCGCGCACTTCGGCGTGCCGGTCGCGGGACTGTGCCCGTTGCCGGCGATGGACAGGATGGGCAGCTCCGAGGCGTACGGGGCGACCGAGCAGGTCCTCCGCCTCGTCGAGCAGGTCGAGCACGCCACCGGTCTCACGCTCTTCATGGATCGCCTCAGCGAGACCGTGGCGCACACGGTGGAGGCGGCGCAGCTCTGGACCGATGTTCTGGAGCTGGCGTCCACCGTGCCCGCTCCGCTGACGTTCGGCGACATGCTGACGCACCTGACGCCGATGGTCGTCCTGCGCGGGACGCCGGAGGCGGCCGCCTACTACCGGCTCCTCAAGAGCGAAGTCGAGGACCGCGTAGCGAGCGGCATCGCGGCGGTACCGGGCGAGCGACACCGCTTCTACTGGGACGGCCCGCCGGTCTGGAGCGCGTTGCGACCCGTCACGCGGATGTTCGCCGATCACGGCGTCTCGATCGTCGCGGCTACACCGTGCGAGACGTTCACGCTCCCGGGGCTCGACGCGCTCGACCCGATCGAGAGCGTCGCGCGGACCTACGCCGGCGTGTTCGGCAACCGGTCGCAGCGATACCAGCGTGATTATCTCGCCTCCAGGTTCGAGCGGTTTCGCGTCGACGCCGCCGTGTTCCACGATTCGCGCACGACACCGGAAGGGAGCCCCGTGCGCTACGGCCTCGCGGTCCGGACCGAGCGACAGACGGGCGTGCCCGCGCTGGTGATCGAGTCCGACTCGCATGACGAGCGGCTCTTTTCGGCCGATCGGATGGAGCAGCAGCTCGCGGAGTTCCTGGAGCGGCACGAGCTGCGGGCTGCGCACCACGCCGGTCGCGAGCCGATACTTGCGAGGGGGAGTTAG
- a CDS encoding enoyl-CoA hydratase/isomerase family protein, which produces MSAPPTHEPVVKAATAARFIGYEAREGIAFVTLDAPPLNILTAAAMLQLAEALERAQADRSLCGIALSAKGKAFSAGADIGEHRPEQAPGMIAAFSRLFQVLGASELPLVMAVDGAALGAGFELAMMADVLLASERATFGQPEIRLGFFAPVGVTALPARVGLGRALEITCTGRTYTAAEMLALGLVSRVVAAAELPAAVEGVLADLRRASPLVLRMNVRLTRALLGQPFEGARRAAEDAFLGELMATEDVREGLASFFEKRRPVWKNR; this is translated from the coding sequence ATGAGCGCACCGCCCACGCACGAGCCTGTCGTGAAGGCGGCGACCGCCGCGCGCTTCATCGGCTACGAGGCGCGCGAGGGCATCGCGTTCGTGACGCTGGACGCGCCGCCGCTCAACATATTGACCGCGGCGGCGATGCTGCAGCTCGCCGAAGCCCTCGAGCGCGCACAGGCGGACCGGTCGCTCTGCGGGATCGCGCTGTCGGCGAAAGGCAAGGCCTTCTCGGCGGGCGCGGACATCGGCGAGCACCGGCCGGAACAGGCGCCCGGGATGATCGCCGCCTTCAGCCGGCTGTTCCAGGTACTGGGCGCGAGCGAGCTGCCGCTGGTGATGGCGGTCGACGGAGCCGCGCTGGGGGCCGGGTTCGAGCTGGCGATGATGGCCGACGTCCTCCTCGCGAGCGAGCGCGCCACGTTCGGGCAGCCGGAGATCAGGCTCGGCTTCTTCGCGCCGGTCGGAGTGACGGCATTGCCGGCGCGCGTCGGGCTGGGCCGCGCGCTCGAGATCACGTGCACGGGACGCACGTATACGGCGGCCGAGATGCTCGCGCTGGGACTCGTGTCGCGCGTGGTCGCGGCGGCGGAGCTGCCGGCGGCCGTGGAAGGCGTGCTCGCGGACCTGCGGCGCGCGAGCCCGCTCGTGCTGCGGATGAACGTGCGGCTGACGCGCGCGCTGCTCGGTCAGCCATTCGAGGGGGCGCGCCGCGCGGCCGAGGATGCCTTCCTCGGAGAGCTGATGGCCACGGAGGACGTGCGCGAAGGGCTCGCGTCGTTCTTCGAGAAGCGGCGACCCGTGTGGAAGAACCGATGA
- a CDS encoding 3-oxoacyl-ACP reductase family protein, whose protein sequence is MNLALSGQAALVTGAGRGIGAAIVRELARAGCDVALVEFGAFAGAESLAAELRDEGRRSIAIRADVSDFAGAERTVAAAVDALGRLDHLVCNAGITRDAMSWKMTEEQWDQVIDVNLKGCFAYCRAVAGPFRKQLHGRIVNIASVNGLRGKAGQSNYAASKAGVIALTRTFARELGPKGVNVNCIAPGMVRTEMTAKLPPAVLESALADTPLGRMAEPEDIARVVVFLCGEASRHITGEVIRVDGGQLA, encoded by the coding sequence ATGAATCTCGCGCTCTCGGGACAGGCCGCGCTGGTGACGGGCGCTGGACGGGGCATCGGCGCGGCGATCGTGCGCGAGCTCGCGCGCGCCGGCTGCGACGTGGCGCTCGTCGAATTCGGCGCGTTCGCCGGAGCGGAGAGCCTGGCCGCGGAGCTGCGTGACGAGGGGAGGCGGTCCATCGCGATTCGCGCCGACGTGTCCGATTTCGCCGGCGCGGAGCGGACGGTCGCGGCCGCGGTGGATGCGCTCGGGCGGCTCGATCATCTGGTGTGCAATGCCGGCATCACGCGCGACGCGATGAGCTGGAAGATGACGGAAGAGCAGTGGGATCAGGTGATCGACGTCAATCTCAAGGGCTGCTTCGCGTACTGTCGCGCGGTCGCCGGCCCGTTCCGGAAGCAGCTGCACGGGCGGATCGTGAACATCGCGTCCGTCAACGGCCTGCGTGGCAAGGCGGGGCAGTCGAATTACGCGGCGTCGAAGGCCGGAGTCATAGCGCTCACGCGCACTTTCGCGCGCGAGCTCGGCCCGAAAGGAGTGAACGTGAACTGCATCGCTCCGGGGATGGTGCGAACGGAGATGACCGCGAAGCTTCCGCCCGCCGTGCTCGAGAGCGCGCTCGCCGACACGCCGCTCGGGCGGATGGCCGAGCCCGAGGACATCGCCCGTGTGGTGGTCTTCCTGTGCGGCGAAGCCTCCCGCCACATTACCGGTGAGGTGATCAGGGTGGATGGAGGACAACTGGCATGA
- a CDS encoding enoyl-CoA hydratase/isomerase family protein has protein sequence MNYFAPKDAAGFGFKDILYEKKDWVGRITINRPESFNCYTTSTLQELITAVDDASNDDNVGVIVLTGAGDKAFCTGGDVKEYANVYTRSPHDYFKYMGLFAKYIESILRSGKVTIARINGIAVGGGNETQLACDLAVMADDTYLAQVGTSVGSVACGGATQWLSIHVGDRRAREMLFLNPRIPAVKALEWGLVNRVVPRAKLDEEVATLVGQLLEKFPECTRYTKQQVNYWKEVSWHATVGHARDWLSTHFTTLEPYEGMQAFVEKRKVDFMGLRRKAAGEGSSEFLWGPYDKACGKCGAKGMPEQFSFCGSCGAGLA, from the coding sequence ATGAACTACTTCGCTCCGAAAGACGCCGCCGGATTCGGCTTCAAGGACATCCTGTACGAGAAGAAGGACTGGGTCGGCCGCATCACGATCAACCGCCCCGAGTCGTTCAATTGTTACACGACGTCCACGCTGCAGGAGCTGATCACCGCCGTCGACGACGCCTCGAACGACGACAACGTCGGGGTGATCGTGCTTACCGGCGCCGGCGACAAGGCGTTCTGCACCGGCGGCGACGTAAAAGAGTACGCGAACGTCTACACCAGGAGTCCGCACGACTACTTCAAGTACATGGGGCTGTTCGCCAAGTACATCGAGAGCATCCTCCGGAGCGGCAAGGTGACGATCGCGCGCATCAACGGGATCGCGGTCGGCGGCGGAAACGAGACCCAGCTGGCGTGCGATCTCGCGGTCATGGCCGACGACACGTACCTGGCCCAGGTGGGAACGAGCGTCGGCAGCGTAGCATGCGGCGGCGCGACCCAATGGCTGTCGATCCACGTAGGCGATCGTCGCGCGCGCGAGATGCTGTTTCTCAATCCGCGGATTCCAGCGGTGAAAGCGCTGGAATGGGGGCTGGTGAATCGCGTAGTCCCCCGCGCGAAGCTCGACGAGGAAGTCGCCACGCTCGTCGGCCAGCTGCTCGAGAAGTTCCCCGAGTGCACCCGGTACACCAAGCAGCAGGTGAACTACTGGAAGGAGGTGTCGTGGCACGCGACGGTCGGCCACGCGCGCGACTGGCTGTCGACGCACTTCACGACGCTCGAGCCGTACGAGGGAATGCAGGCGTTCGTCGAGAAGCGGAAGGTGGACTTCATGGGGCTGCGGCGCAAAGCCGCCGGCGAAGGTAGCAGCGAGTTCCTCTGGGGCCCGTACGACAAGGCGTGCGGCAAGTGCGGGGCGAAGGGAATGCCGGAGCAGTTCAGCTTCTGCGGCAGCTGCGGGGCCGGGCTCGCCTAG
- a CDS encoding thiolase family protein, with translation MQFNDVWIPYGGYWCTPFSAWQGSFAALPPIPFAAEMAARALSERGIAATDIDGMCLGTTVASKHSFYGAPWFAGLAGLGHLSGPTINQACATSVRCVVQGAQELESNGARTYLAATADRTSNGPHVFYPNPAAPGGTGESENIVLDSFGHDPYAKGSMLQTAENVAREAGITREAQDEIALLRYGQYESARVDGGAFFGRYMLNPVEVRDARGKKVLATVTGDEGVFPTTAAGLAGLRPVLEGGTVTYGTQTRPADGNAAMLLTAGRARARSLAPDGNVDVQLLSYGQARARKGFMPMAVVPAAQLALERAGIRASDLASVTTHTAFAVNDVYFVRELKFDAERMNRHGCSLVWGHPQGPTGLRSIMELIEDLVTLGGGYGLFTGCAAGDSAAAIVLRVDTR, from the coding sequence GTGCAGTTCAACGATGTCTGGATTCCGTACGGCGGATACTGGTGCACGCCCTTCAGCGCGTGGCAGGGCTCGTTCGCCGCGCTACCCCCGATCCCGTTCGCCGCGGAGATGGCGGCGCGGGCGCTGTCGGAGCGCGGCATCGCCGCGACCGACATCGACGGCATGTGTCTCGGCACGACCGTCGCGAGCAAGCATTCCTTTTACGGCGCGCCGTGGTTCGCGGGACTCGCCGGTCTGGGGCACTTGAGCGGGCCGACGATCAATCAGGCGTGCGCGACCTCGGTGCGCTGCGTCGTGCAGGGCGCGCAGGAGCTCGAGTCGAACGGCGCGCGCACCTATCTCGCCGCAACCGCGGACCGCACGAGCAACGGGCCGCACGTGTTCTATCCGAACCCGGCGGCTCCGGGCGGTACCGGCGAATCGGAGAACATCGTGCTCGACAGCTTCGGCCACGATCCCTACGCCAAGGGATCCATGCTCCAGACGGCGGAGAACGTGGCGCGCGAGGCCGGGATCACGCGCGAGGCGCAGGACGAGATCGCGCTGCTCAGGTACGGGCAGTACGAGTCCGCTCGTGTAGACGGTGGCGCGTTTTTCGGCCGCTACATGTTGAATCCGGTGGAGGTCAGGGACGCGCGTGGGAAGAAGGTCCTCGCGACGGTAACCGGAGACGAGGGGGTTTTCCCTACGACGGCCGCGGGACTTGCCGGACTCCGGCCGGTTCTCGAAGGCGGTACGGTCACGTATGGCACACAGACGCGCCCCGCCGACGGGAACGCCGCCATGCTGCTCACGGCGGGCCGCGCGCGCGCCCGCTCGTTGGCGCCCGACGGCAACGTGGACGTACAGCTCCTCTCCTACGGGCAGGCGCGCGCACGGAAGGGCTTCATGCCGATGGCGGTCGTCCCCGCCGCGCAGCTCGCGCTCGAGCGCGCGGGGATCCGGGCGAGCGATCTCGCGAGCGTCACGACCCACACCGCGTTCGCCGTGAACGACGTGTACTTCGTCCGCGAGCTGAAGTTCGACGCCGAGCGGATGAACCGGCACGGGTGCTCGCTCGTGTGGGGACACCCCCAGGGGCCGACCGGGCTTCGCTCGATAATGGAGCTGATCGAGGACCTGGTGACCCTCGGCGGAGGTTATGGGCTATTCACCGGCTGTGCCGCAGGCGACAGCGCCGCCGCGATCGTGCTAAGGGTCGACACGCGCTGA
- a CDS encoding TetR/AcrR family transcriptional regulator has protein sequence MSAPRIAPIDDIRPSRLVRPSSQKKLDRLLSKAAALIAKNGFNAMTMRELSTALGMSLAGLYHYFASKEDLLFQLQYRTFAALLEQQEKIAEQPGTPEERLERLLTGHLQFYSRHTNELKVCTFELESLGPKPYKLAEEIRRRYYRLMASVVAQVIDGPAAGARETRQSRHASLYIFGMLNWIFMWYDPARHGSVEQIGREMRDMLLHGLKGTKRSG, from the coding sequence ATGAGCGCGCCGCGCATAGCACCGATCGACGACATCCGGCCGTCCCGGCTCGTCCGCCCGTCCTCGCAGAAGAAGCTGGACCGGCTGCTGAGCAAGGCGGCCGCGCTCATCGCGAAGAACGGGTTCAACGCGATGACGATGCGCGAGCTGAGCACCGCTCTCGGCATGAGCCTGGCCGGACTGTACCACTACTTCGCGAGCAAGGAAGATCTTCTCTTCCAGCTGCAGTACCGCACGTTCGCGGCGCTGCTCGAGCAGCAGGAGAAGATCGCCGAGCAGCCGGGCACGCCCGAGGAGCGGCTCGAGCGGCTGCTCACAGGCCATCTCCAGTTCTACTCCCGGCACACCAACGAGCTCAAGGTGTGCACGTTCGAGCTCGAGTCGCTCGGCCCGAAGCCGTACAAGCTCGCGGAGGAGATCCGGCGCCGGTATTACAGGCTCATGGCCTCCGTGGTCGCGCAGGTGATCGACGGGCCGGCGGCGGGCGCGAGGGAGACCCGCCAGAGCCGGCACGCCTCGCTGTACATCTTCGGAATGCTGAACTGGATCTTCATGTGGTACGACCCCGCGCGGCACGGTTCGGTCGAGCAGATAGGACGGGAGATGCGCGATATGCTGTTACACGGACTCAAGGGCACAAAACGAAGCGGCTGA